Proteins encoded within one genomic window of Citrobacter amalonaticus Y19:
- a CDS encoding lipoprotein — MNKLLLVVAIALLSGCSTQPVSTEQARSVSADRIWDKKIVKNSADTGTVIVKRDSGLMGSACLISIYIDGNPIADIDSREKVIFYPNPGRHVLSATPHGWCAGGMVEVGAEVVKDKVLIYRVGYGANGDFRFSPTAF, encoded by the coding sequence ATGAATAAATTACTTCTGGTTGTTGCTATCGCTCTATTATCTGGATGTTCTACGCAGCCCGTTTCTACAGAACAAGCAAGAAGTGTTTCTGCTGACAGAATTTGGGATAAAAAAATCGTTAAAAATTCTGCTGATACCGGGACAGTTATCGTCAAAAGAGATTCCGGACTAATGGGTAGTGCGTGCCTTATCAGTATTTATATTGATGGCAATCCAATTGCAGATATTGATTCAAGGGAAAAAGTGATCTTCTACCCAAATCCAGGTCGGCATGTTTTAAGTGCAACACCTCATGGCTGGTGTGCTGGTGGCATGGTTGAGGTGGGGGCTGAAGTAGTAAAAGATAAGGTACTAATATACCGGGTTGGATACGGGGCTAACGGCGATTTCAGATTCTCACCTACAGCTTTTTAA
- a CDS encoding tail completion protein gp17 has protein sequence MTEDDISPLLEHLAGGQVYPYVAPLTSNGEPSLTPPWVVFSIISDVSSDVLCGQAESRVSVQIDVYSLDIIEARTIRDMALQAVMPLNPANVSKIPGYEPENRYYRASLEFQVVA, from the coding sequence ATGACGGAAGATGACATTTCCCCTTTGCTGGAACATCTCGCCGGAGGGCAGGTTTATCCTTACGTTGCACCTTTAACCAGCAATGGGGAACCATCCCTTACGCCGCCGTGGGTGGTTTTTTCCATTATTTCTGACGTGTCCTCTGATGTTTTATGTGGGCAGGCTGAGTCCCGTGTTTCTGTCCAGATTGATGTTTATTCGCTGGATATTATAGAGGCACGCACCATTAGGGATATGGCATTGCAGGCTGTTATGCCTCTTAATCCAGCTAATGTATCCAAAATCCCTGGCTATGAACCAGAAAATCGTTATTACCGAGCCTCGCTAGAATTTCAGGTCGTCGCCTGA
- a CDS encoding phage tail tape measure protein produces the protein MATLRELIIKISANSQSFQTEIARASRTGQDYYRTMQNGGRQAAAASRETQKALAEVTSQLNTAKASAMGLAGAFAGAYATGHLISLADEWSSVNARLKQASQSTDDFKESQRALMDISQRTGTAFSDNASLFARSAASMREYGYSSEAVLKVTEAISTGLKLSGASTSEASSVITQFSQALAQGVLRGEEFNSVNENGDRVIRALASGMGVARKDLKAMADQGQLTADKVVPALISQLGSLREEYSAMPQTVAAASTKIENAFMAWVGGANEATGATSALTGVLNTISDNINTVAAAAGALAAIGGARYLGGMFGDLSGQTAQLIDVRKNEIALAAARASSATQSQRKAAADAIAAERSYQLAQTELELARNTNAEATATQNAIAKRRAMITANAALVQSNRAVTASQQALNSATSVMGLVKSGATGLLSLVGGLPGLLMLGAGAWYTMYQNQEQARQSAREYANQIDEIKEKTSKMSLPELDSNRSQTVAALEEQKRLITEQEKSVTSLNRRINELNEARNKPGITQENDLNILKSISILTDQISVEEEKLAQLREKSRSVSQALEENERRRNDLIKERAWRQNAEYQSLVNMNGQHTEFNRLLGLGNDLLRARQGLANIPLRIPQADLTSKQTDALAKSRRELELSRLQGEAKERARLGYAADDLGLTNDPQYQTNRQELINNGLAEWRNNQANKPKAKGGKTETEKTADTYDKLIKQQKEQIALAGQNTELAKLKYQVSQGELATLTETQKQTLLQNAALIDQQKIREQLAAYEANLADANASARSSNQAELTGYGQGSRIRERMQEMLRIREEFQQKNVDLQRQYQSGDISEDLYRQELALNKRYLDERLRDQEAYYTASDAQRSNWTAGMREGFANWADTASDYASQSADLVNNSMSGLVGNISDALAGNKVDWEDWANSVLQSMQKIILNAMLVDSLRSASNSGFFSSIGGMFGASGAGGSTPSGAYNSAASGIKLNAKGGAYASESLSAYSNSIVRTPTYFAFAKGAGLMGEAGPEAIMPLTRSADGSLGVRMVGAQPASGGNGDINITQHFSISGNGDAALKQAMQEAARQGANDGAKQARQDLLQDFSNRGQARRLLGV, from the coding sequence ATGGCGACTCTCCGCGAACTTATTATTAAAATTTCGGCTAACTCTCAGTCTTTCCAGACGGAGATCGCGCGGGCATCTCGTACGGGGCAGGATTATTACCGCACTATGCAGAATGGCGGTCGCCAGGCTGCGGCAGCATCGAGAGAGACACAGAAGGCGCTTGCCGAGGTAACCAGTCAACTTAATACAGCAAAAGCCTCTGCAATGGGTCTGGCTGGTGCTTTTGCAGGCGCATATGCCACTGGCCACCTGATTTCTCTGGCGGATGAATGGAGTTCAGTTAATGCCAGGTTAAAGCAAGCATCGCAATCGACTGATGATTTTAAAGAATCACAGCGTGCACTGATGGATATCAGCCAGCGAACCGGCACTGCATTTTCAGATAACGCCAGCCTGTTTGCTCGTTCGGCGGCTTCTATGCGTGAATATGGTTACAGTTCAGAAGCGGTTCTGAAAGTAACCGAAGCTATTTCAACAGGACTTAAGCTATCTGGTGCCAGCACATCTGAAGCCAGTTCAGTAATCACCCAGTTCAGCCAGGCGCTGGCGCAAGGCGTCCTCCGTGGAGAAGAGTTTAACTCTGTCAATGAAAATGGCGATCGTGTAATACGTGCCCTTGCCTCCGGGATGGGAGTAGCCAGGAAAGACCTTAAAGCGATGGCTGATCAGGGGCAATTAACCGCTGATAAGGTGGTGCCTGCTCTAATCAGCCAGCTTGGATCACTTCGCGAAGAATACAGTGCTATGCCGCAGACAGTGGCGGCAGCATCAACAAAAATTGAAAATGCCTTCATGGCATGGGTTGGCGGTGCGAATGAAGCGACCGGTGCGACAAGCGCACTGACCGGTGTTCTCAATACCATTTCAGATAATATTAACACCGTAGCTGCTGCCGCTGGTGCTCTGGCCGCTATTGGCGGGGCAAGGTATCTTGGTGGTATGTTCGGTGATCTCAGTGGGCAAACAGCACAACTGATCGATGTACGTAAAAATGAGATTGCGCTGGCTGCCGCCCGCGCCAGTTCAGCAACACAGTCTCAGCGAAAAGCCGCAGCAGATGCAATTGCAGCAGAACGATCTTACCAACTGGCCCAGACAGAGCTTGAACTTGCACGTAACACCAATGCAGAGGCAACAGCAACGCAGAACGCTATTGCGAAAAGACGGGCGATGATCACGGCAAATGCCGCGCTGGTTCAGTCTAACCGTGCTGTTACTGCATCACAGCAGGCTCTTAACTCTGCGACCTCTGTGATGGGACTTGTCAAAAGTGGAGCAACAGGGCTGCTTTCACTGGTTGGTGGTCTACCTGGATTACTGATGCTGGGCGCTGGTGCCTGGTACACCATGTACCAGAATCAGGAACAGGCCCGACAATCTGCCCGCGAATATGCAAACCAGATTGACGAGATCAAAGAGAAGACATCGAAAATGTCTCTTCCTGAGTTGGACAGCAACCGTAGTCAGACTGTCGCCGCACTGGAAGAACAAAAAAGGTTGATTACAGAACAGGAAAAAAGTGTAACCAGCCTGAACCGCCGGATTAATGAACTCAATGAAGCGAGAAATAAGCCGGGAATAACTCAAGAAAACGACCTCAATATTCTTAAGTCAATTTCAATACTGACTGATCAAATTTCTGTTGAGGAAGAAAAACTTGCTCAACTTAGAGAAAAATCTCGATCGGTATCGCAAGCTCTTGAGGAAAACGAAAGGCGGCGTAATGACCTGATTAAAGAGCGAGCCTGGCGTCAAAATGCTGAGTATCAGTCTCTGGTAAACATGAATGGCCAGCATACTGAATTCAACAGGCTACTGGGGCTTGGTAATGATCTTCTTCGTGCGAGACAGGGACTTGCCAACATTCCTCTACGTATACCTCAGGCCGATCTGACCAGCAAGCAGACTGATGCACTGGCGAAGAGTCGCCGCGAACTGGAGCTGTCACGGTTACAGGGAGAGGCGAAAGAGCGGGCGCGACTCGGATACGCCGCTGACGATCTCGGGCTTACAAATGATCCTCAGTATCAGACAAACAGACAGGAGTTGATAAACAACGGCCTGGCGGAATGGAGAAATAATCAGGCTAATAAGCCGAAAGCTAAAGGTGGGAAAACAGAAACTGAAAAAACGGCGGATACTTACGACAAGCTGATTAAACAGCAGAAAGAGCAAATCGCTCTGGCTGGGCAAAATACCGAACTGGCTAAACTGAAATATCAGGTAAGCCAGGGGGAGCTTGCTACGCTGACCGAAACGCAGAAACAAACTCTTTTGCAAAATGCAGCACTTATCGACCAGCAGAAGATTCGTGAACAACTGGCAGCATATGAAGCAAACCTCGCTGATGCCAACGCCAGTGCGCGATCTTCTAATCAGGCAGAGCTGACAGGGTATGGGCAGGGAAGCCGTATCCGCGAGCGAATGCAGGAAATGCTGCGCATACGAGAGGAATTTCAGCAGAAGAACGTTGATCTACAGCGGCAATATCAATCTGGAGATATTTCCGAGGACCTCTACCGTCAGGAACTGGCGCTGAATAAGCGCTATCTCGATGAACGTCTTCGCGATCAGGAAGCTTATTACACTGCCTCTGATGCCCAGCGCAGCAACTGGACCGCTGGCATGCGTGAAGGATTCGCTAACTGGGCTGATACTGCTTCGGATTACGCTTCGCAGTCTGCTGATCTGGTTAATAACTCCATGTCTGGGCTGGTCGGTAATATTTCTGATGCTCTGGCCGGTAATAAAGTCGACTGGGAAGACTGGGCCAATTCGGTGCTTCAGTCTATGCAGAAAATCATTCTGAACGCGATGCTGGTGGATTCCCTGCGGTCGGCCAGTAATAGCGGTTTTTTCAGTTCTATTGGCGGAATGTTTGGTGCGTCTGGGGCTGGTGGAAGTACACCCTCAGGCGCTTATAACTCTGCTGCGTCTGGTATTAAGTTGAATGCCAAAGGAGGTGCCTATGCTTCTGAAAGTCTCAGTGCTTACAGCAACAGCATTGTGAGGACACCAACTTATTTTGCTTTCGCAAAGGGCGCGGGGCTGATGGGAGAAGCTGGGCCAGAAGCGATTATGCCGCTGACGCGTTCTGCCGATGGTTCTCTGGGGGTCCGTATGGTTGGGGCACAGCCCGCATCTGGTGGGAATGGGGATATAAATATTACCCAGCACTTTTCCATCTCCGGTAACGGAGATGCGGCACTGAAACAGGCTATGCAGGAAGCCGCCCGTCAGGGGGCGAATGATGGCGCTAAGCAGGCGCGTCAGGATTTGCTTCAGGACTTTTCCAATCGTGGCCAAGCTCGTCGTTTGTTAGGCGTGTGA
- a CDS encoding IS3-like element ISSen4 family transposase (programmed frameshift) encodes MKKRFSDEQIISILREAEAGVPARELCRKHAISDATFYIWRKKYGGMEVPEVKRLKSLEEENARLKKLLAEAMLDKEALQVALGRKLLTTDQKREAVMLMCDATGLSQRRACRLTGLSLSTCRYEAHRPAADAHLSGRITELALERRRFGYRRIWQLLRREGLHVNHKRVYRLYHLSGLGVKRRRRRKGLATERLPLLRPAAPNLTWSMDFVMDALSTGRRIKCLTCVDDFTKECLTVTVAFGISGVQVTRILDSIALFRGYPATIRTDQGPEFTCRALDQWAFEHGVELRLIQPGKPTQNGFIESFNGRFRDECLNEHWFSDIVHARKIINDWRQDYNECRPHSTLNYQTPSEFAAGWRKGHSENEDSDVTN; translated from the exons ATGAAGAAGCGTTTTTCCGACGAACAGATCATCAGTATTCTCCGCGAAGCCGAAGCTGGGGTACCCGCCCGTGAACTCTGCCGCAAGCATGCCATTTCCGATGCCACGTTTTACATCTGGCGTAAGAAGTATGGCGGTATGGAGGTGCCTGAAGTTAAGCGCCTGAAGTCGCTTGAGGAAGAGAACGCCAGACTCAAGAAGCTGCTTGCCGAAGCCATGCTGGATAAAGAGGCGCTTCAGGTGGCTCTTGGGCGAAAGT TACTGACGACAGACCAGAAGCGGGAAGCCGTGATGTTGATGTGTGATGCGACCGGTCTGTCGCAACGTCGTGCCTGCAGGCTTACAGGTTTATCCCTGTCGACCTGCCGCTATGAGGCTCACCGTCCGGCTGCTGATGCGCATTTATCAGGGCGCATCACTGAGCTGGCACTGGAGCGCAGGCGTTTTGGCTACCGTCGTATTTGGCAGTTGCTGCGCCGTGAAGGGCTTCATGTTAATCATAAGCGCGTGTACCGGCTTTATCACCTCAGTGGCCTGGGCGTAAAACGCAGAAGACGTCGTAAAGGGCTGGCAACAGAACGTCTGCCGCTGCTCCGTCCGGCGGCGCCCAATCTGACCTGGTCGATGGATTTCGTCATGGACGCACTTTCCACCGGTCGCAGGATCAAGTGTCTTACCTGCGTCGATGATTTCACAAAGGAATGCCTGACGGTCACTGTTGCCTTTGGGATTTCAGGCGTTCAGGTCACGCGTATTCTGGACAGCATTGCACTGTTTCGAGGCTATCCGGCGACGATAAGAACTGACCAGGGGCCGGAGTTCACTTGCCGTGCACTGGATCAATGGGCCTTTGAGCATGGTGTTGAGTTGCGCTTAATCCAGCCGGGCAAGCCAACGCAGAACGGATTTATTGAGAGCTTTAACGGACGATTTCGCGATGAATGTTTGAATGAGCACTGGTTCAGCGATATCGTTCATGCCAGGAAAATTATTAATGACTGGCGGCAGGATTATAACGAATGCCGCCCGCACTCCACGCTGAATTATCAGACACCGTCTGAATTTGCAGCGGGCTGGAGAAAGGGTCATTCTGAGAATGAAGATTCCGACGTTACTAACTGA
- a CDS encoding phage head closure protein: protein MAISAGKLIQVISIQNPVYSRSPSGQPIETWEDKGSIRADVRGRSGREKMLSGAETAQADIRIWVRGKSGANITAASRVTVLSGPYKGKTLNVIGPPIPDENGDRLEVLCKLGAEK from the coding sequence ATGGCGATCTCAGCAGGAAAGCTTATACAGGTTATTTCTATACAAAACCCTGTTTATAGTCGGAGTCCATCAGGCCAACCCATTGAAACATGGGAGGATAAAGGTTCTATTCGTGCGGATGTCAGGGGAAGAAGCGGACGGGAGAAAATGTTATCTGGCGCCGAAACTGCCCAGGCAGATATAAGAATATGGGTTAGGGGGAAGTCAGGGGCGAATATAACCGCCGCCTCCAGAGTCACAGTGTTAAGTGGGCCCTACAAAGGAAAAACCCTTAATGTTATCGGCCCTCCTATTCCAGATGAAAACGGGGATCGACTTGAGGTCTTGTGCAAACTGGGGGCTGAAAAGTGA
- a CDS encoding DUF1983 domain-containing protein → MPAAIPVIATVAAGAAASYQYYGIAMAITVAAQIATQALTKKPSIDSYRDTSERKQVLRAAASAKTVVYGRTTAAGTLFFSEEQPGQQDDGEMLHLAVALAGHSLSSIGTVWLGDEPISSYPEHASFQLHTNRQTADPFMLANCPSWKNDMIGKGITWLRVSLKFSAEKFPSGIPNIKVEKFGRVVYDPRTGLTGYSNNAALVILDYYRNYLKVPDSDINWDQFQEAANICDEDVITGGNTVERRYTINGEFDLSENKVSILEGMLAACAGDVTYIAGKHGLLVGAYYGPATEVITESQLAGDIEIMPEVSQSERVNTIKGTFVDPQQGFTEADFPSVSVSEWVAEDGVEISQDMKLRFVTSEFQAQRLADVKLKRTRIARTMNVTLNLSGYRYRPGMYVKVNFPSIGIVNVEMRVTDWKFGVQNGVQLTLKQETADVWGDAVGKPIERPPFTQLPSGGVAQPQNMKYTVEEIGQVVQGILSWENIGQVVYNKVVIRRNGQMVLSAQVPGSFTRLTGLPRNTYTAHVSAVNQMGAESPEAYLEFSVEAPPPPSHVDIEQGFFAVTMIPRLAAITNVSTQFDFWTSGETKLPGTSTEIVEGNASREGMGTTWTSNQLQVGHTYYWYIRTINAFGASAFIEVPALCSMDTGSLIDLIDDSVQNSEAFQNVKGGVDTNLEGIMENALANHGTVQRQFEQYGEVKAEVMTVTTTVANLDGAFAELADYVQAQIGPDGELMAAVNQKLTAEVKNDGTAKASYTLNLGIVRNGVKYNTGFGMSIEPSGSTYKSTVVFAADQFGIYSGSDPGNYTAAFFVYNGQVFIRDALIQDASITNAKIASYIRSNNFLAGTRGWNIDKSGDCEFHGKLYATSGQFAFNGVNNTVVINGNGITVNLSGGGRVVVGKW, encoded by the coding sequence ATGCCTGCTGCTATTCCTGTCATTGCGACCGTTGCAGCAGGTGCTGCTGCTTCATATCAGTATTACGGGATCGCAATGGCGATCACCGTCGCTGCCCAGATCGCAACTCAGGCTCTCACCAAAAAACCATCCATCGATTCATACCGTGACACATCAGAACGTAAACAGGTTCTTCGTGCCGCTGCCAGCGCGAAAACTGTTGTTTATGGACGTACCACTGCCGCCGGTACGTTGTTCTTTTCAGAAGAACAGCCCGGCCAGCAGGATGATGGTGAAATGTTGCACCTGGCCGTTGCTCTCGCAGGGCATTCATTATCCAGCATCGGAACGGTCTGGCTCGGCGATGAACCCATCAGCAGTTATCCCGAGCATGCTTCATTCCAGTTACACACGAACCGGCAGACTGCAGATCCGTTCATGCTGGCGAACTGCCCGTCATGGAAAAATGACATGATCGGCAAGGGGATCACATGGCTTCGTGTCTCCCTGAAATTCAGCGCAGAGAAATTCCCTTCCGGTATTCCCAATATCAAAGTAGAGAAGTTTGGGCGCGTCGTATACGACCCGAGAACAGGCCTGACCGGATACAGTAACAATGCGGCGCTGGTTATCCTGGACTATTACCGCAACTACCTGAAGGTTCCTGATTCAGACATCAACTGGGATCAGTTTCAGGAAGCCGCCAACATCTGCGATGAGGATGTGATCACCGGCGGTAATACTGTCGAAAGACGCTACACGATCAATGGCGAGTTTGACCTCAGCGAAAACAAGGTGAGCATTCTGGAGGGGATGCTTGCGGCCTGTGCGGGTGACGTGACCTATATTGCCGGCAAGCATGGTTTGCTGGTTGGCGCGTATTATGGCCCGGCAACGGAAGTGATCACCGAAAGCCAGCTGGCCGGTGATATAGAAATCATGCCGGAAGTCTCCCAGTCGGAGCGTGTTAACACTATCAAGGGAACATTCGTCGATCCGCAACAGGGATTTACTGAAGCTGATTTCCCATCCGTATCGGTAAGCGAGTGGGTGGCGGAGGACGGCGTCGAAATCTCGCAGGATATGAAACTGCGATTTGTGACGAGTGAGTTTCAGGCGCAGCGCCTGGCTGATGTGAAGTTAAAGCGTACCCGTATTGCCAGAACGATGAACGTTACGCTGAATCTCAGCGGCTACCGATATCGTCCCGGAATGTATGTGAAGGTCAATTTCCCGTCTATTGGCATCGTGAACGTTGAGATGCGGGTGACGGACTGGAAATTTGGTGTGCAGAACGGCGTGCAACTGACACTGAAACAGGAAACGGCTGATGTATGGGGTGATGCTGTCGGTAAGCCTATTGAGCGTCCTCCATTCACTCAGTTACCGTCCGGTGGTGTTGCCCAGCCGCAGAACATGAAGTACACCGTTGAAGAAATCGGCCAGGTGGTCCAGGGGATACTGTCCTGGGAAAATATCGGGCAGGTTGTCTATAACAAAGTCGTCATTCGTCGAAATGGCCAGATGGTGCTTTCTGCTCAGGTGCCGGGGTCTTTCACTCGTCTGACTGGGTTGCCAAGGAATACCTACACGGCGCATGTTTCAGCGGTGAATCAGATGGGGGCTGAATCGCCTGAAGCTTATCTTGAGTTCAGTGTTGAAGCGCCGCCGCCGCCCTCGCATGTTGATATTGAGCAGGGGTTCTTTGCAGTGACAATGATCCCCCGTCTTGCTGCGATCACTAACGTTTCCACCCAGTTCGACTTCTGGACATCAGGTGAGACGAAGCTTCCGGGAACCTCAACTGAGATCGTTGAGGGCAACGCCAGCAGAGAGGGGATGGGGACCACATGGACCAGCAATCAGTTGCAGGTCGGGCATACCTATTACTGGTATATCAGGACCATTAACGCATTCGGCGCTTCTGCATTTATCGAAGTTCCTGCTCTGTGCTCAATGGATACAGGAAGCCTGATCGACCTCATTGATGATTCTGTTCAGAATTCTGAAGCATTCCAGAACGTTAAAGGCGGGGTTGATACAAACCTTGAAGGCATAATGGAAAATGCCCTCGCCAATCACGGCACGGTCCAGCGGCAGTTTGAGCAGTATGGTGAAGTGAAAGCCGAAGTCATGACGGTGACCACCACGGTTGCAAATCTTGATGGCGCATTCGCTGAACTCGCTGATTATGTACAGGCGCAGATCGGGCCTGATGGTGAACTGATGGCGGCTGTAAATCAGAAATTAACAGCCGAAGTGAAAAACGATGGCACTGCGAAAGCGTCGTACACACTGAACCTTGGGATTGTCAGAAACGGTGTGAAATATAACACCGGGTTTGGCATGTCCATTGAGCCATCGGGCAGCACATATAAATCCACAGTGGTTTTTGCTGCTGATCAGTTCGGCATTTATTCTGGTAGTGATCCTGGAAATTACACCGCCGCTTTCTTTGTCTATAACGGGCAGGTATTTATCCGCGATGCGCTTATTCAGGATGCCAGTATTACCAACGCCAAAATTGCCAGCTATATCCGATCTAATAATTTTCTCGCCGGAACACGTGGCTGGAATATTGATAAGAGTGGCGACTGTGAATTCCATGGAAAACTGTATGCGACCAGCGGCCAGTTTGCATTTAACGGTGTGAATAATACGGTCGTTATTAACGGCAATGGAATTACTGTCAATCTGTCTGGCGGTGGGCGAGTTGTTGTCGGTAAATGGTAG
- a CDS encoding DinI-like family protein codes for MRIEISIAKEKISKMPKGSVEALKQEMTRRVSKRYDDVEVIVKSASNDGLSVLRTSDKEDAKAFVQETLQDAWENADDWFVR; via the coding sequence ATGCGTATCGAAATCAGTATTGCAAAAGAGAAAATCAGCAAAATGCCGAAGGGATCTGTAGAAGCATTAAAGCAGGAAATGACACGCCGGGTCAGTAAACGTTATGACGACGTAGAGGTCATCGTTAAATCAGCCAGCAACGACGGATTATCAGTACTCCGAACCAGCGATAAAGAAGATGCTAAAGCATTTGTACAGGAAACATTGCAGGATGCCTGGGAAAATGCGGATGACTGGTTTGTTCGTTAA
- a CDS encoding phage tail assembly chaperone, with amino-acid sequence MKSIKELALAKMSGFRHKIIPVPEWGGVKVVLREPSGEGWLRWQEIAKAGTDEEEVSVSEKAHRSLCADVALFIDVLCDADKQPVFSQEDEEQVREIYGPVHSRLLKQALDLITSAEDAKAK; translated from the coding sequence ATGAAATCAATCAAGGAACTTGCGCTGGCTAAAATGTCAGGATTTAGACATAAAATCATTCCTGTTCCAGAGTGGGGCGGGGTGAAAGTGGTCCTGCGTGAACCTTCTGGCGAAGGCTGGCTGCGTTGGCAGGAAATTGCAAAAGCCGGTACCGATGAAGAGGAAGTATCAGTATCTGAAAAGGCACACCGTAGCTTGTGTGCTGACGTTGCTCTGTTCATTGACGTGCTGTGTGATGCTGATAAGCAGCCGGTTTTCAGTCAGGAAGATGAAGAGCAGGTTCGTGAAATTTACGGCCCTGTTCATTCTCGCCTGCTGAAACAGGCACTTGATCTCATCACATCAGCGGAAGATGCAAAGGCAAAGTAG
- a CDS encoding DUF6453 family protein — MPEGILIDYNDGRPVMAITAGLRAPSFCTNFAGRGTAGNQMTISTPLTAGSQVIVVPTVPAEMQYIIDNQVEVNVPVSMASVVRNGNTGVTINGGTQFGYNLTPYDWRGTVLEILPAGTYNTGLLVADATDFTAISNNAKLMTCAWVGQWVVNGSRALPVSGIPFARWDNGGVSVGFDGTNIIVRDTNYTGSDDVTGSVTLDLVIFNNTAPVGGDGITMTNSAGQVTFSTLKRPFVYERLLTVSDSNQSVGTSFTQLCFVGSNSRKIGDYDNVRFKGMIRSGSNIRAGLSRVVGNYYNQGFNNNFNQNIAMPILVLPPMY, encoded by the coding sequence ATGCCAGAAGGTATTCTGATTGATTATAACGATGGTCGCCCGGTGATGGCGATTACAGCGGGGCTTCGTGCCCCGTCTTTTTGCACGAACTTTGCCGGGCGCGGTACGGCCGGTAATCAAATGACAATAAGCACCCCGCTAACGGCGGGATCACAGGTTATCGTCGTCCCTACGGTGCCCGCCGAGATGCAATACATCATCGACAACCAGGTCGAAGTAAACGTGCCGGTGTCGATGGCGTCCGTTGTGCGTAATGGCAATACCGGCGTTACCATCAACGGCGGGACGCAGTTCGGCTACAATCTTACCCCTTATGACTGGCGCGGCACTGTTCTTGAGATATTGCCCGCTGGAACTTATAACACCGGCCTGCTGGTGGCTGACGCTACCGATTTCACCGCTATATCGAATAACGCTAAATTAATGACATGCGCCTGGGTTGGGCAGTGGGTTGTGAATGGGTCTCGTGCCCTTCCTGTTAGCGGAATACCCTTCGCCCGCTGGGATAACGGCGGTGTATCAGTAGGATTTGACGGCACCAATATTATCGTGCGGGATACTAATTACACCGGGTCTGATGACGTCACAGGGAGCGTTACATTAGACCTGGTAATATTCAATAATACCGCTCCGGTTGGGGGGGACGGTATCACCATGACCAACTCAGCGGGGCAGGTGACATTTTCCACACTCAAGCGCCCGTTTGTTTACGAACGCCTTCTTACCGTGTCAGACAGTAACCAGTCCGTAGGAACCAGTTTTACGCAATTATGTTTTGTCGGGTCAAATAGTCGCAAGATTGGTGACTACGATAATGTCCGCTTTAAGGGAATGATTCGGTCAGGGAGTAATATCCGCGCCGGGCTTAGTCGGGTTGTTGGTAATTATTACAACCAGGGGTTTAACAATAATTTTAACCAGAACATCGCAATGCCGATCCTTGTCCTTCCCCCCATGTATTGA
- a CDS encoding DUF4035 domain-containing protein, whose amino-acid sequence MALALRMGRTLSELRQSMTASELLMWIEFDRQSPVGDIRADIQAAQIVSAIYGSQGGKVPLDDAILRWGSDEQNEGKDPFANLEAALTAVTQ is encoded by the coding sequence ATGGCGCTCGCGCTCCGGATGGGGCGCACGCTCTCGGAACTCAGGCAGAGCATGACGGCCAGCGAGTTGCTTATGTGGATCGAGTTCGACAGACAAAGTCCTGTTGGTGATATTCGCGCTGATATACAGGCTGCGCAAATTGTGTCTGCAATTTATGGTTCACAAGGTGGAAAGGTACCGCTGGACGATGCAATTTTGCGCTGGGGGAGTGATGAACAGAATGAAGGAAAGGACCCGTTTGCAAACCTTGAGGCTGCATTAACCGCAGTAACCCAGTGA
- a CDS encoding DUF6950 family protein — MKHPDWQNRLNAVMKAAIERPFSWGKHDCCLFAADCAQAMCGDDYAADWRGTYDSETGAKKAILTGGGTLEKVIGKYLDEVPVKLAQRGDIAIVENGGAKCAGVVYSGSVWVPGENGLVSLRVKPLSVWRIR; from the coding sequence ATGAAGCACCCTGACTGGCAAAACAGACTAAATGCAGTGATGAAGGCCGCTATTGAGCGGCCTTTTTCATGGGGCAAACATGACTGTTGCCTGTTTGCGGCAGACTGCGCTCAGGCCATGTGTGGCGATGACTATGCGGCAGACTGGCGTGGAACTTATGACAGTGAAACCGGCGCAAAGAAAGCGATTCTTACAGGTGGCGGGACGCTGGAAAAAGTGATCGGCAAATACCTTGACGAGGTTCCGGTGAAACTGGCTCAGCGTGGGGACATTGCCATTGTCGAGAACGGCGGGGCGAAGTGCGCTGGCGTGGTGTATTCCGGCTCGGTCTGGGTGCCGGGTGAAAATGGTCTGGTGAGCTTACGGGTTAAACCGCTGAGTGTCTGGAGGATTCGTTAA